A window from Drosophila miranda strain MSH22 chromosome Y unlocalized genomic scaffold, D.miranda_PacBio2.1 Contig_Y2_pilon, whole genome shotgun sequence encodes these proteins:
- the LOC117193518 gene encoding uncharacterized protein LOC117193518, which translates to MKDNPDLAKGFVKGDRVVVDAKWAELCGALNAVGPPIKDALGWKKVWADWKTNIRKKMAKNKSETRATGGGPFAQQSLGELEEEVAKLCGLYEMVEGVGGPAYGLPPRTTKEADTGVKCVMEDPIEEEPSEKDEPSEKEEPMPKRRRTRPAQTMDLNDLCAAQLDEMSAISKKISEHFERMESLEKEKLEVQKALVDKFSQILDKFAK; encoded by the exons ATGAAAGACAACCCGGACTTGGCAAAAGGATTTGTGAAGGGCGACCGAGTTGTTGTCGATGCCAAGTGGGCAGAGCTTTGCGGCGCTCTCAATGCTGTTGGGCCGCCAATCAAGGACGCATTGGGTTGGAAAAAG GTTTGGGCAGATTGGAAAACAAACATCCGCAAGAAGATGGCGAAAAACAAATCAGAAACTCGAGCTACAGGTGGAGGGCCCTTCGCTCAGCAATCGCTTGGGGAATTGGAGGAGGAAGTGGCCAAGCTATGTGGCCTCTACGAAATGGTGGAAGGAGTAGGTGGGCCAGCGTATGGACTTCCCCCCCGTACGACCAAGGAGGCCGACACTGGGGTTAAGTGCGTGATGGAAGACCCCATTGAGGAGGAACCCTCAGAGAAGGACGAACCCTCAGAGAAGGAGGAGCCCATGCCGAAGCGCCGTCGAACTAGACCAGCGCAGACCATGGACCTCAACGATCTCTGCGCTGCTCAGCTGGATGAAATGTCGGCAATTTCCAAGAAAATTTCGGAACATTTCGAACGAATGGAATCGTTAGAGAAGGAGAAGCTCGAGGTCCAAAAGGCGCTTGTAGACAAATTTAGCCAAATTTTGGACAAATTTGCGAAATAA